The following are encoded in a window of Vespa crabro chromosome 2, iyVesCrab1.2, whole genome shotgun sequence genomic DNA:
- the LOC124421762 gene encoding valacyclovir hydrolase: MAALRGRFFTVVNTFSFFTEKKSFNFKKYVSIVRTTIGRTFSVKTIKDIEERKVNVNGFDINYVRVGIGNHPVLLLPGALGTAWTDFKPQLENLDKNKLTMVAWDPPGYGKSRPPNRTYSDDFFQRDADYAFNLMKVLGYKKFSLIGWSDGGITSLILAAKNPDSIRKMIVFGANAYIIPEELQIYKSIKNIDTWSDKMKQPLIEVYGEEYFRNTWSDWVDSMERIYEKNKYDLCKNFLDKIKCPTLIVHGAKDVIVKPEHPVYLKDHIKNSEVIIFEKGAHNLHLRYHEEFNTLVMKFLTED, from the exons aTGGCGGCATTACGAGGAAGATTCTTTACTGTTGTGAatacgttttcatttttcaccGAGAAAAAGTCATTCAATTTTAAGAAGTATGTGTCAATAGTGCGCACAACGATAGGAAGAACTTTTTCAGTAAAAACAATTAAGGATATCGAG gAAAGGAAAGTCAATGTCAATGggtttgatattaattatgttagaGTCGGGATTGGTAATCATCCTGTTCTCCTATTACCTGGTGCCCTAG gaaCTGCTTGGACTGACTTCAAACCTCAACTGGAAAATCTTGATAAAAATAAGTTGACTATGGTAGCATGGGATCCACCTGGATATGGAAAATCGAGACCACCGAACAGAACATATTCAGATGATTTTTTTCAACGTGATGCCGATTATgcttttaatttaatgaaagtTCTAGGATATAAGAAATTCTCTTTGATTGGATGGAGCGATGGTGGTATCACGTCTCTTATACTTGCTGCCAAAAATCCTGATAGCATTCGTAAAATGATCGTATTTGGTGCGAATGCTTACATTATTCCCGAAGAACTccaaatttataaaa gCATTAAAAACATTGACACTTGGTCGGATAAAATGAAACAACCATTGATTGAAGTTTATGGGGAAGAGTATTTTAGAAATACTTGGTCCGATTGGGTAGATAGTATGGAaagaatatatgaaaaaaacaaGTATGATTtgtgtaaaaattttttagataaaataaagtgTCCTACTTTAATCGTACATGGAGCAAAAGATGTAATAGTAAAGCCAGAACATCCagtttatttaaaagatcatataaaaaattctgA ggtaataatatttgaaaaaggaGCTCATAATTTACACTTAAGATATCACGAGGAATTTAATACATTGGTCATGAAGTTCTTGACAGAAGattga